The Haloterrigena turkmenica DSM 5511 genome includes the window CGCCTTCTCGACGTCGCCGGCGGCGTCCGTCATCGGTGCGATGCTGATGGAGGCCCAGACCTGGTCGCCGTCGGGTCGCTCGAGGGCGAATTCGGTGTCGATAACCTCTTCGTGGTCGTCGAACACCCGGCTCAGCAGGTCTTCCGGCGAGATCCGATGGCCCTCCGAATCGTACAGCTTCCGCTGGGAGACGTCGAACGTCTGGTCGGAGAGTTCCTCCATGGTCAACCCCAGTAGCGCCTCGGCCCGGTCGTTGACGCGGGAGATATCGCCGTCGGGCGTGATCACGCCGATGCCGACGGGACTCGTCTCGAGGACGTGTTCGTTCAACCCCCGTTCTTGCCTGAGTTCCTCGGCGCGTTCCTTCCGATCGGAGACGTCGCGGACGATGCCGACCGTGCCGCAGTCCGTCCCTTCGGGCTCGATCGCGGTCACGCGAGCCTCGCAGGGGATCGCGTCACCGTCGGCGGTGTGCGCGGCGAACTCGACGGTGACCGTCCGCGGTTCCCCGTCAGTGAGCAGTCCCTCGACGGCGCTCCGACACTCCGGGAGGTCGTCCTCGTCGACGACTGCCGACGCGTGCTCGCCGAGCAGTTCGTCTCGAGAGTAGCCGAGCGCGTCGACGATCGTGTCGTTGACCATCTCGAAGCGCCCGTCGCGATCCAAGTGATAGACGCCGTACTCCGGGATCCCGGTGATGGCGTCGTAGCGGTCGATCGTTCGCTCCTCCGGCTCGCGCGCCGACGAATCGCGAATCACCGCGGTATAGTACCGTTCGCCGTCGAACTCGAACCCGCGAACGTCGATGCGGGCGCGGACCGTCTCGCCGTCCGCGCAACGCAGGCGCCCGTCCAGTCGGTCGCGGGTATCGTCAGCGGGCGCGATAGCCGACCCGTCCGCGTCGACGACGAAGTCCGCGAACGGTTCGTCCGCGAGCTCGTCCGGCGAGTAGCCGAGCACGTCCGCGACCGATTCGGTGGCGAACACGACGGTCCCCTCGCCGTCGACGACGATCGCATCGATCGGCGCGGCGTCGATCGCGGTCCGGACGAATCGTTCGCCGTCGCCCAGTTCGGTGCGGATACCGAGGCCGGCGCGCTCGTTGGCCCCTCCGCTATCGGTCGATGGAGTCTCGGTCATTACCGTGCGTCGTGACGCGACGAGGCCGTAAAGAGATATATTGCCGGTACCGTGAAAGTCGCCGACCCTTGAACGACGCCGCTCGACCGACGGAGACGTGACGGGATCTCGCTCCGATCGCGGACTGCGTCGATCGGCCGATCTACCGCAAGCGCGAGCGACGGCGTCGGGCCCGCTCGAGCCGTCGACCTCGACGCCCAGCGTCGCTCAGTTCTGGCAGCTCTCGAGCCACGAGCCGGCCCAGCACTCGATCTCGTCGAAGACGGGCTCGAGGGACTCGCCCTTGTCGGTCAGGCTGTAGTAGGTCGCGATCGGGGCGTCCTCCTCGAGGCGGCGTTCGACGAATCCCATCTCGCCCAAGTCGTCGAGTACGCGCGAGAGGGTGCGGGCGTTCGCGCCGGTCGAGCGCTTGAGTTCGTTAAAGCGCTGTTCGCCGGAGAGCAGTTCGTGGAGGACCGCCAGCCGCCACTGGGAGCCGATCTGCTCGAGCGATTCGATGACGGGGCAGGCGTTGGGGCCGTCGTTCTCGGGCGTCTCGACCGTCTCGTCGCTGGGTTCGGTCTGCGGGGATGACATTCGATTCGGCCTACGACGGGAACCGCTTTAGCAGTTCGGATTCGAACCAGCTAACACGAGGTCAGTAGCTTCGACGCGTACAGTAGGCCGTCTCGAGCGTCGTCGCCCTCTCACAGGTCGTCGACCCCGAAATCACTTCGATCGTCCCCGGCGATACCTGACGGGACGGGAGACGTGAACGAGACGACGGAGAGACGGCTGGCGGTGAGTCGCTACGCGCGGACCGAAGCCCGGTTCGGACCCGAACGGCCACGTAGCGGGCAGTGACGATAGCAGTTCGAAAAGCCCCCAGCGGTTCCGCTGGGTGACTCCAGCCAGAGGCGGTACTGAGGGTGAAGCGTCCCTGCGAAGCTAACGCTGGCACCGCGATCGGCTATCGGAGACGGTGACGGAACCGTGTCGAATAGACCGTGCGTCTCTCGCCCCACCGTTCCATTGGATTAGTTGGCGATAATCCGGGCGAGTAAGACGATCGGGATCACCGGAATGGCTAACCCGGTGACCAGAAGTACGATAGCGATCACGACTTTCTCCGCGCGGCTCGAGTCGTGCCATATCGACTGCCACATCTCATCGATTGCCTGTGCTGTTCGCTGGAGTAATCCGGCCATAGGCGGTGCTGAAGGTAGATAGATGGAAAACCCCACGGCCTGCCATCGATGCCACCTGAAGAGATTATCCCGCTCGACCACCGAGGGCCGGTATGCAGTGGTGCGACCAGCCAACGAGATCGTCCGGGAGCGAGAGTGTGAGGGTCTGGAACCGAAGCCCGAAGGGTAACCTGGCATGACCGACGACCCTCTCCCGGCCGAACACCGCTCGCCGCTCGCCGCGCTCGTCGACGAGGTACTCGCGGGGTTCGGCTACGAGGTGGCGGCCGCCACCGACGCCATCGACGACGCCGTCCCCGGGTACGGCGGTCTCTTTGACCCCGAGACCTCCCCAGACGAGTTACGTGCCGCGCTCGAAAGCGTACTGGACTCGGGACTCTCCCGGCCACCCGTCCCCGAGCCGACGAGCGACGCGTTCGTCCTCTACGTCGACGGCAGTTCACGCGGGAACCCCGGCCCCGCAGGGGCGGGCGCCGTCATCATGGACGCCACGGAGGACCAACTCGCACGTCTCGCTCGCCCCGTCGGCTCCCGGACGGGGAACAACACCGCCGAATACGTCGCACTCCAGCTCGGGCTCTCTGAACTGTTGGCTCGCTACGAGCCGCGCAGGCTGGACGTGCGCATCGATTCGATGACGGTCATCCGAGACGTCTGGGGCGGCGACGACCCGACGGAACCGGGCGTCGAGACGTACAGCGAGGGCGTCGCGGCGGCGCTCTCGAGCGTCCCGGACCACCGGTACACGCATCTGGCCGACAGCGACCCGAACCCCGCCGACGCGCTGGCGACGGTGGGCGCCGATATTGCGGCCTTCGGACCGGGATAGGAGCGGTACGTCGCGTCTCATTCGAAATTCCGTCACCGTCGAAATCCACAGCAGCGACTAGAATTCACTCGATCCCTTCTTGCTCGAGCACCTCCTCGAGTCGCTCGAGTGCGCGCAGACAGACGGGCGCGTAGCCGGTCGCGGTCGGGGGCAGTTCGAAGGCGATCCGACAGCGGTTCGCGCCGAGGTCGTCGACGCGGTGGCCGGCACCCGGCAGTCCGAGCACGCGCCAGCTCCAGCGCCGTTCCGCGGGGACGTACGCCGTGATGCGAAACGGGACCCACGCGCCGGGGATCCGAACGCGACCGCTCGTGTCCAACTGGATCCGCCGCTCGGTCGCCTCGACGCCGGTCACGAGGGGCGACCACTCCGGCCAGCGGGTGGTGTCCACGAGCAGGTCCCACGCGTCGGCCGCCGGGGCTTTGACCACGTGGGAGGCCTCGAGTCGCCGGCCGTCGGGCGTTCGCGTCCGCCGGAGACGAGTCATCGTAGGCGTCGCTACGGCGGCCTCGACAATGGGGTTTTCCCGGGACGTTCAGGGGCCACTAGACTTTACTGGGGTGGCTCCCTCCCTCGGGTAACGAATGGCGATACTCGAAGTCGACTCCCTCCGCAAAGAGTACGGCGGCTTCACGGCCGTCGAAGGCAGTTCTTTTGCAGTCGAACGCGGTGAGGTCTTCGGCGTCGTCGGTCCCAACGGCGCGGGAAAGACGACGACGCTGAAGATGCTCGCCGGGCTCATCGAACCGACCGCCGGCGCCGCCGTCGTCGCCGGCCACACTCCCGGCGAACCCGCGATGCAGCGTCGACTCGGCTTTCTCCCCGAGGAGTCCCCGCTCTACGAGGAGATGACCGCGAACGGCTACCTCGAGTTCTTCGCGGACCTCTACGACGTCCCCGCCGAGGCCGCCCGCGAGCGGATCGATCGCACGCTCGAGCGCCTCGATCTGGAACACCGGGATCGACGGCTGGGCAACATGTCGAAGGGGATGAAACGGAAGGTCGCAATCGCGCGGGCGCTGGTCAACGATCCCGACGTGCTCATCTTCGACGAACCCGCGTCGGGCCTCGATCCGCTCACGACGAACTACATCATCGAGTTCACGCGCGAACTGAGCGACGAGGAGAAGACGATCCTCTTCAGCGCGCACAACCTCTTTCACGTCGAGAGCGTCTGCGACCGGATCGTCATCATGA containing:
- a CDS encoding winged helix-turn-helix transcriptional regulator; the encoded protein is MSSPQTEPSDETVETPENDGPNACPVIESLEQIGSQWRLAVLHELLSGEQRFNELKRSTGANARTLSRVLDDLGEMGFVERRLEEDAPIATYYSLTDKGESLEPVFDEIECWAGSWLESCQN
- a CDS encoding ribonuclease HI family protein, which gives rise to MTDDPLPAEHRSPLAALVDEVLAGFGYEVAAATDAIDDAVPGYGGLFDPETSPDELRAALESVLDSGLSRPPVPEPTSDAFVLYVDGSSRGNPGPAGAGAVIMDATEDQLARLARPVGSRTGNNTAEYVALQLGLSELLARYEPRRLDVRIDSMTVIRDVWGGDDPTEPGVETYSEGVAAALSSVPDHRYTHLADSDPNPADALATVGADIAAFGPG
- a CDS encoding SRPBCC family protein — protein: MTRLRRTRTPDGRRLEASHVVKAPAADAWDLLVDTTRWPEWSPLVTGVEATERRIQLDTSGRVRIPGAWVPFRITAYVPAERRWSWRVLGLPGAGHRVDDLGANRCRIAFELPPTATGYAPVCLRALERLEEVLEQEGIE
- a CDS encoding ABC transporter ATP-binding protein — protein: MAILEVDSLRKEYGGFTAVEGSSFAVERGEVFGVVGPNGAGKTTTLKMLAGLIEPTAGAAVVAGHTPGEPAMQRRLGFLPEESPLYEEMTANGYLEFFADLYDVPAEAARERIDRTLERLDLEHRDRRLGNMSKGMKRKVAIARALVNDPDVLIFDEPASGLDPLTTNYIIEFTRELSDEEKTILFSAHNLFHVESVCDRIVIMNDGRIVARGTVDEIRDAHGGTEYYVYATVDADGDPVAGEPIDDDRRDGDAATEYCHVVGDMAAVEAVRETVEGAGGRVTDIQTETPSLEEIFLEVASEPAGNGDGSASDGPAGRTGTDAAERTDDEAVTEDAAEAET